Sequence from the Trichocoleus sp. FACHB-46 genome:
CGATCGCCGGGGTATATCGTCCTAAAAACTCACCAGCAGCTAAGGCATCGTCCACCACCACGACATTACGTAAAGTTTGGCCCTCGCTCGGTTGACTCAGACGCGACTCTTTAGGCAGGTGCATCTGCATGGAGTCCTGGAGGATGCCATTGACGGTGGCGATCGCCTCTGGCGTCGAGAGTTGCTCTAACTGAATTGGCGGTGGCGGTAAATTTTCCCAAGCGTGGGTGATGTCAGCACTTTCGGGCATCGGGGAGCAAACTTTGAACTTGGCCCGCCAAATCCGTTCTACCGACGCTTGAATGCGTTCTGGCGTAATCCGACCTGTTTCTACGGCTTCACATACCGCTTTGATGGCACCTTCGGGGTCAAGCGGCATCAACAAAATGTCTGCGCCTGCTTCCACGGCCAACACTGGCGCTTCATTCACGCCATAGCGGTTAGCGATCGCGCCCATGACTAAGGCATCGGTGACAATCAAGCCCTCGAAGCCTAAGTTTTGCCGCAGTTCTTGAGTCAGAATCCGGTGAGAAAGGGTCGCCGGAAACTGGGCATCCCACGCAGGGATTTGCAGGTGAGCACTCATTACCGCATCGACACCTGCCGCGATCGCACTCTTGAAAGGAGGCAGTTCAATCTCAGCAAAACGTTTTTCAGAATGCGTAAGAACGGGCAAATCCAGGTGCGAATCTGTAGCAGTGTCGCCATGGCCTGGAAAATGTTTAGCAGCCGTTAGAACTGGATGCTGTTGAGCACCTTGAATAAACGCCGTTGCCAGCTTCGATACCGTTTCTGGCGTTTCCCCAAATGCCCGGACGTTGATCACTGGGTTGTGGGAATTGTTGTTGACATCCACAGTTGGAGCCAACACCCAGTTAAGGCCGATCGCTAGCGCTTCTTGAGCCGTGTAAGCTCCCATCGCCTCGGCATAGTGCAAAGCTTGGGCTAAATTAGTTTGGGCGATCGCGTTGAGGGCCATCGGGGGCGGAAACCAAGTGGCACCGGAAAAGCGCTGCCCTACCCCTTCCTCAATATCAGCGGCAATTAGGAGGGGAATTTGCGCCCACTCTTGGAGTTGTTGCGATCGCAGGGCAATTTCGGCGGCACTCCCACCTAACAAAATCACGCCACCTACACCCAGATCTTGCACCCAGTGCTGCAATGTGGCAGCAGGAGGCTCCCAAACGGGATACTGAATTTGATGGTCAAACAAATACCCTGAGGCTCGGACAACAACCATCTGAGCCACTTGCTCAGCCAGGGATAAGCTCTCCCAGTTGGGCAATGGAGAAGTCACGCTAGATCCGACCAAAGGTTTTAATCCTCATCCTCATCTTCAGCTCCAACCAAATCTTGCTCCCAGTCGTCTGCGTCTTGGTCAATTTCTGCGGCTGCATCGTCAGGCTTGCGGTCTTGACTCAACTGGTTAATCAGAGAGAGAACACGGGTGCCGCGCTCAATAGAGCGATCTTCGACAAAAATCACTTCTGGGGTGCGTCGCAGCCGAACCCGCTGTCCTAGTTCGCTACGAACATAGCCTGTCGCTGACTTCAGCCCCGCCATTGTCTCCTCTCTCGCTTCATCGCTGCCATAAATGCTGACGAAGACTTTGGCATGCTGCAAATCGCCCGATACGTCTACGTCGGTGACGCTGACCATACCCGTACCCACTCGGTCATCTTTAATGCCAGAGAGGAGCATTTGGCTGACTTCTCGTTTAATTAATTCTGAAACGCGAGAGACGCGACGACTAGTAGCCATAACAAACCTGCTCTTTAACTCGAAAGCGAGACGTACATTTTACTGCGTCCGTACTCGAAACATGAGCCTCGTGTCAGGGCAGATGTTCGGTACAGACTTCTAATTTAGGCAGGGGTTGAGCAGTCAACCTCTCTCCAGAGAAATGAAGTGCTTATGCAGGGCTTAGTCCTAGCATGGCCCGGAGCGTCAGACTGAGAAAGACCAAGCCTGCGACGAAGATGCCTGTCAAGGCGATCGCGGTGGTGGGCTTCTTAAAAAGAGGGATTAAAGGTCTGACAGCATTTAGGAAGACTCCCAAACCAATACTGATGAAGTAGGTGGGGTAGCGAGATACGTTAACCAAAAAGTCTCTCATGGCTTTGATCTAGTAGCGGGTTTCAAAGTTGAAGCTTGCCCAGGTGCTAAGTCCGACTTTTATTTTAATGCCATAAGTAGTTTCTCTAGGGCTGAAGTGACAAGCTGCAAGATTTCTCTACAACGTCTAGAACGTTTAGGTTAGGGTTTTACCATCAGACCGCAGACAATTCAGCAGGAAGGCCATACACTAAGTATAAAAACTTAAGCAGCATGGATGATTTAGATACACGGGAATGGCTACTAACGAATGGATTAGGTAGCTTTGCCAGTGGAACCGTTTGTGATGCTCATACTCGCACCTATCATGGTTGGCTATTTGCCGCCCTCGATCCGCCTAGCCAACGCACGCTCCTCCTTTCTCACATTGAAGCAAGTTTGGAGATTGCGGGACAGGTCTTTGCCTTAGGCACGCATTATTGGTTAAACGATGCCATTGCTCCTCAGGGCTTTAGACTTTTGCGATCTTTTACGGTGGACCCTGTTCCAACTTGGGTTTGGGGAGACTTTCCTGGGCAACTCACCCGCCGATTGATCTTGCCCTATGGCTGGGTAAGCGATCGCGACTCCACGTCATCTCTTGCCCAGAATAATACGTCATCTTGCTTTAGACACCAAACTTTGATCCAATACAGCTATGCAGGCAGTGAGGTAGCAACACTAAGATTGCGGCCTTTGATTGGCGATCGCGATTTTCACCATCAACAACGAGCTGAACCGGAGGTCCGTTTTTCCCAAATTGTGGGGCCACAACAACTGCTGTTGCAAGCGATTCGGCCTGGTATGGTAGGCACACCGTGGCATCTACGCTGGACGCAAGGCAACTATGAACCCGATGGCCTCTGGTACTGGAACTACCACTACCCAGCAGAAACTCAACGCGGACTAGCCGACTACGAAGACCTCTACAGCCCTGGGTATTTGACTGCGGTTCTGCAACCCGGTGATCAGTTAACTCTAGAGGCTAGCGTCGGTTGGCCAGAATCAGAGCTGCCTTTGCTCAATCACTCCTTGTTCACAGTAGCCATTCAAGCCGAGCAACAGCGATTGGCCCACGACTTTGCTGCGGTTCTACCTGCGTCTGCTCGAGCTCTAACCTGCACTCCCCCAGAAAAACCGCCTGAGTTAAAACCTAGCGATGCGAGTCATTTATGGCATCAATTACTCCGGGCAGGCGACCAATTTTTGGTGTATCGCGCTTCGATTACAGGCCCAACTGTGATTGCTGGATATCCCTGGTTTAACGATTGGGGACGGGACACGCTGATTGCCCTACCAGGGTTAGCCTTGGCAACGCAACGTTTTGACTTAGCCAAAGGCTTATTGCAAACTTTTGGGCACTATTGCCACTTGGGTCTGATTCCGAACGCCTTTCCCGACGTGGGTGTGCAGCCTTCCTACAACAGCATTGATGCTGCTTTGTGGTGGATTGAAATTCTTGGTCTTTATCTGGAAGCAACCGCAGACTGGGAATTCTTGGCGCAACAATACCCAGTGGTGCAAAAAATCTACAAAGCTTTTATTGCAGGTACACTCTACAACATCCGGGTGGATGCCGCGGATGGCCTCGTCACCTGGGATGCTCCCGGCGTGGCCCTCACCTGGATGGATGCGGTAGTTGAGGGTAAGCCGATTACGCCTCGGCGGGGCAAGCCGATAGAAATCAATGCTTTGTGGTACTCAGCTCTGCGCTGGGCGAGCCAGTGGGCTGAACGCTTAGATAAAGAGGCTGTTACTAATCCTGAGACGTTGGTTAACCAAGCTCGACGCTACCGCCAACATGCCGATCAGGTCCAAGCGTCGCTGCAGCAGTTTTGGAATCGCGAGCAGCAATACTTTTACGACACCATTGAACCGGACGATCGCCCAGACCCCAAAATCCGTCCCAATGCAGTTCTGGCGTTGTCTCTGCACCACTGCGGCTTTCCAGCAGAACAAGCGCGTCAGGTGTTGCAAGTGGCTCGCGATCGCCTACTCACTCCCTATGGCTTACGCAGCCTCGACCCTGCTGATCCTGACTACGTGGGGTACTATCTGGGTCAACCAGGAGGTGTGGCACCCCAACCGATTCGTGATTGTGCTTACCATCAAGGCACCGTTTGGAGCTGGTTAATTGGTCCTTTTGTGCGAGCTTGGGAACGCTTCTTCGACACCCAGGACAGCGAACCCTTACCTTTTGACTGGCAACCATTGCTTGATCACCTGCAACAACAAGCTTGCCTCGGTTCGATTTCCGAAATTTTTGATGGCGATGCCCCTCACAATCCCCAAGGGGCGATCGCCCAAGCTTGGTCAGTCGCAGAAGTGATCCGCCACTGGCCAGGTCGAGAATAGCTACGCTGTTTTAGCGATCGCTGCTGGAACTTGGGACTTCAGGTAGGCCAGAAATTGGCTCAATTCGTTGTTAGTCAGCTTTGAGCGAGTCTCCTTACCTGCAAACTGCTGCTTGAGATAGTTACGGCCCTGAAGCTCAGTCCAGCCCAAACGCTTCATCTCGTGAGTAGTTTCCTGCATCAACCGCTCGCGACCCACCGGACCCTCTGCGATCGGCGTAGGCTCCCCGCTCCAACCGTTCTCCAAAGCAAACTTAGCGGCTCTGCCATCGCCTTTTCCCTGCATGTAGCGGATAAAGGATTCTTTGCCTTGCCGCCCCTTTTGCTCATCGAGGTAAGCACACAGGCCAAACTGCTCGGCTGCATCTTTGAAGGCGTTACGAAAAGCGCGCACAGGTGGTGTCCCAATGATTTTGGCTTTACCGCGATCGTTCATCTCTGGAAAGGTTTTGTCGTCGCCAATGCCAGTGCGCGTGACCCCACAGATAGTAAGTTCGCAGCGAATCACGGTATAGTCGCCTGTCGTAATCGGGTCGCTATATTGGCTACTCCATTCCCCAGGGCAGACCGCATTGAGCCGTTGCGTAATAATTTGGTGCGGCACAAAAAACCAACGTCCGCCTCCGGGCAAGTCTCGCTCTTTGTGCTCTTCTGGCAGAAACCACGCTTGCAGTTGCGGCAGAATTTCTTCGAGTTTCATAGGTTTGGGGTGCAATAACTAGATGCCTGAAGTCAGGCGGGAACTTGAATCAAAATCTCTACCTTCTATTGTCTCCAATAGAACGGGCGATCGCCTAGGGGAAATCACGACTCGGTGAAGATGAGCCGGAACCCATCAGAAACTTGGCTAAACTAAGCTTAGAGTTGCCACCGCTGCCATGACTTATGCGCCTAACTTGGGCACGCCAGAAGATGCACTAGAGGATGTTATATTTCCCCCCAGTGACTTGCTGAGTGATGAGCCACCCTTGGAAAGCTATTTGCATTTGCAACAACTCCTGCTGCTGTTAAAGTGCCTGGATTGGTGCTGGCACCAGGGAGGACTAACAGCCCGCGACGATTATTTTGCGGCAGGCAATCTCACCATTTATTACAGCCCTCGCCAGCGCAAGTCCGAGCAATTCCGGGGGCCAGATTTCTTTGTCGTGCTTGGCACAGAGCGGAAGCCTCGGAAAAGTTGGGTAGTTTGGGAAGAAGACGGCAAATATCCCAACATCATCGTGGAGCTGCTATCGCCCTCTACTGCTGATACCGACCGAGGGTTGAAAAAGCAAATTTATCAAGATATTTTTCGGACCCCAGACTATTTCTGGTTCGACCCGGAACGCCTGGAATTTGCTGGTTTTCACCTGGTAGATGGCCGCTATGAACCTCTAGAACCTAATTCTCAAGGTTTGCTCTGGAGTCAGCAATTACAGCTATTTTTGGGCATTCATAAAGCTCAGTTGCGCTTCTTTACGGCTGAAGGCCAGCTAGTACCCACGCCAGAAGAATCGGCGGAGGCGGAACGACAGCGAGCTGGACATGCGTGGCAGCGGGCTGAACAAGAACAGCAAAGAGCCGATCGCTTGGCCGAGAAATTACGAGAATTAGGCGTAGATCCTTCAGAGATTTAGCAGAGCGATCGACCAAGCATGAGCTAACTTGAGACTAAAGCATTCCAGGAGAAAATTCATGGTTGCTGAAGTTCAAGAGTTTGATGCTAAGGCCTTTGTCAAAGTACGGGCCTCTCTGGATGCAAGGGAACAAAGCTGGTTAACTTGGGCAGGATCAATTTATGCCTTTATTCCCGGAGAGAAACGGCAACGCCTATTCAAAATGGTGGGTATGAGCGTCAGCCGCTGTATACCAGCAGAGCAGGAGGGAGTCTGGGACTTTGTCTCACGAGAACTGACTTATTACCTCGACCCTCACACCAACGAGATTTTGCATCAATGGCACAATCCTTGGACGGGTGAAACATTGCCTGTAATGCATGTCGCTAACAACCCGGTGCAAGGTTACTTTCAAGGTCAGTTTCCAGCCCAAGTGGATGGTGAAATTGCCACCTTCGTATTTGATTTGTTCCCAACTTATCCCAACCCTCTAGCGGGAGACGATCGGTTTCGGGACTACAGCCCTCAAGCTATCTATCAAGCGGCGGAACTGTTCAAACTTACGGTGCCTTTGGCAGAGCTGCTCAATCCTGAACTCAATTCGGTTTCTCAATTGCACCTCGGCTGGGATCGCATTGGGCCTTGGCTACCCTGGATGAAGATGGGCGATCGCCCTGGTCAGCTCATTTACAGTGCTTACGGTAGCAAGGTAGGTGGCTTGGCTGAGTTGCCACCACAGCTACAGTCAGAGATCAACACTAGAGTTCCCGCTTACCAATCAGCTCCTCAATCTCCTCAAGATGAGTCAGATGTAACTTCTTGGATCTACTTCAAACAGCACTTTGCCGACTATTTAGCAGGAGTCACCTTTCCGATTTCAGAATGAGAAACTGCACCCGGTTTAATCATCATGAAACAAGTGATTCGCCGCATTGGTTTATGGTTGGTACTCTCCCTCTTCTTCGCCTCTGTTGTCCATGCCGCTCCACTAGATACTGCGCTTGACCAAGGAAGGGTAACAGAGGCAGTCCCTCTAATTGAACAAACTTGGGAAAAGCAATACGAAGATTACTTTCGCGTCAATTTTCCAGACCCAACTATTACGGCGGCAGATGTAGCCAAAACCCTGAGTCAACTAGCAACGCAAACAGGCCAAAAGCCAGCTCTGATCTATGTTGTGCCCAGAGCCAAACAACTAGAACTGGTGCTCATTAGCCCTGGTCAACCCCCAGTGCAAAAACGCGTTGCAGCGGCTCCTGCTTCGGTGTTGTTGCCTAAGGTCAAGCAGTTTAGCCTAGCGATCACCGACCCCCGCCTCAAGCCTAGCAATCAGTACTTGCCAGCCGCACAGCAACTCTATGAATGGATGCTCTCGCCGTTAGAAGCAGAGTTGGCTGCTCAAAAAATCGACACGCTGATCTTTTGCTTAGGGGTAGGGCTGCGCACATTACCCTTGTCAGCGCTACATGATGGGCAGCAGTTTCTAGCCGAGAAGTACAGTCTGTCTCGGATTCCTGCTTTTACTTTGACGGATACTCTCTACAGCGATATCCGTAGGGCACCTGTTTTAGCGATGGGCGCTTCTAGCTTTAAGGAGCATATCCCTTTGCCAAGCGTTCCCGTAGAGTTATTCTTGGTGGCTCGCAATACTAAATCTCGGCGATTTTTTCTCAATCAAGACTTCACTTTGGCGAATTTGCAGCGCCAACGCACCAGTCAAGCTTTCAAAATTATTCACTTGGCGACTCACGCTGACTTTCAACCAGGATCTCCTCGCCATTCCTATATCCAGTTGTGGGATGACAAGTTGCAGCTGAACGAAATGCAGCAGTTGCGTTGGCAAAATCCATCAGTGGAGTTGTTGGTGCTGAGCGCTTGCAAAACGGCAATTGGCGATCGCAATGCGGAGTTGGGGTTTGCGGGGTTGGCAGTGCAGGCGGGGGTAAAGTCGGCGATCGCAAGTTTGTGGTATGTCAGCGATAGGGGGACTTTAAGCTTGATGAGTGAGTTTTATCGCCAACTACAAACGGCTCCAATTAAGGCGGAGGCTTTGCGACAGGTGCAAATTTCGCTATTGCGGAAGCAGGTGCGGATTGAAAACGGGCAGTTGCGGAGTTCTAGGGGACCGTTTTCGCTGCCTCCAGAACTGGCAGGGCAGAATGAGGATCTCTCGCATCCTTACTATTGGGCGGCGTTTACGGTGGTGGGGAGTCCTTGGTAGGTTGGGGGTGTTTGGGGTATAGCGAAGTCTGTTGAATTCGAGCCTATGGGGGCACTCGCCCCCAAACCCCCACTGAGGGACGGTTGCGTCCCCCAGGCCCCCTCCAAACGAAGCTGATGGTTGGGTGTTTCGAGTTTGGGGCCGTTACTTTTTAGCGTCTGATTCCTCACCCTTCACTCTTCCTTTTTCATCCTTCCTACTTCATCCCTCATCCTTCCCCACCCACTAATGTCCAAAAGTAACCATCAGGAGCAGTAAAGGAGAAGCTGGGTTCACCAAATTCGTTGGGGATGATGGCTGTGATTTGTTGAGCGGAACTGGATTGGATGCGATCGCACATTGCTTGAAGTCCTTGGACGCGGTAGGTGTAGAGGGACATGCCGAGGCTTCCGGGTTGGGCGTGGGTGTAGCGATCGCTCAGTGGGATGGATTCGGGGAAGCGGATGATATAGAGTCTACCGGAGCGGGCGGCTTGCAGGTCTGTGGCGGAGGAGCGGGGTTCGTCGAAGGCGGTGACGAGGAAGTGTTCTCCGGGTGCTAGGTCAAAGATTTGGCGTCCGGCAGGTGAGCTTTCGTAGCTGGTTTCGACATCGTCGCGGACTCGCACTAAGCCGAGCACGTCTTCGTAAAATTTGAGGCTGGTTTTGCTGTCGTCTTGAATCACCAGTCCCATGTGAGTAAACTGGCTGGTTTGGAAGCGGGCATGTTCGTGGATGGTGCCGTAGTGGGGCAGGCTGTAGCCGAATCGCTGAAACAAGACTTGGCGGGCTAGAGGTTGCAGCAGCAGCATTTCGCGCACGCCGATCGCATCGCTAGTGAAAGGCTGACTTTTGCGATCTTTGTTATAAATGACTTCCCAGTGCGGCTGGATGTAGCGGATGGGCCATCCTGCAATAGCCGCTTCTTCGGCATGGTTCCACAGAGTGAGGGCATCAGCGGTCATGGTTGTGGCCCAGCGATTGCCTTTCACCTTCATAGAATCTAAACCCAAGCCTTCATTGGTGGGATGATCCCAGTGCATTAAACGAATCAGGCCATGATCGGCGTTTTGGTGGTGCAATCGCAGCGATCGCACCGCTGAATTCACGCCGTACAATTGCTGAGCGGTTTCTGCCGTTAACTCGCCAATTTGCCCAATTTGATAGCCAAATTGCTCCCAGTACTGAATCGGGGCTAGTGGGTCCACTACACCGATACAAACTTCGTAGATGCCTGCAACAATTTGGGGTTGGCTGGAAATCATCGAAAATGCCACCAACGAAATTGAAGTGTATAGGCAGCATATTCTAATCTAGCCTGCTAGATTGGCAATGCCCGTTATCTCATCCACGCCACAAGTGGCTTTATGGTAAAAAAACTGTTTTCGCTTGGTCTATTAGTCTTTATCCCTATTTCCATTGCGGCAGAACAACTGCACTGGGGATCACTAGCTGTGTTTATCACCTCAGCGATCGCGATCGTTCCGTTAGCAATTTGGTTGAGTACAGCCACCGAGGAAGTCGCTGTCATCACTGGCCCCTCCATTGGTGGGTTATTAAACGCCGTTTTTGGCAACGCCACCGAGTTGATTATTGCCTTGGTTGCACTCCGGGCAGGTCTGATTGATATTGTGAAAGCCAGCATCACAGGAACCATCATCAGTAACCTGCTTTTGGTGATGGGCCTATCGATGTTTTTGGGTGGTTTGCGCTACAAAGAGCAAGACTTTCAACCGATTGTGGCGCGGGTCAATGGTTCATCCATGACCCTAGCAGTGACCGCACTCGTCTTACCTGCTGTTGTGCTCTACACCTCGGATGGCGTTGAACCAACGGCGATGACCAACCTTTCCCTCACCGTCGCCGCAGTTCTGATCATTGTTTACGGCTTAACTTTGTTGTTTTCTCTTAAAACCCATAGTTATCTCTATGAAGTCGGGCTATCAGATTTGGAAGAATCAACAGCTGCCCAAACTTCGCACTCCGAGGCAACTACGCACAAACCCAGCCTACCGCTCTGGATTGGAGTCCTGATCATAGCCACGCTGGGAGTCGCCTTTGAGTCAGAATTGTTTGTCGGCGTCGTCGAGGAAGCTACCGCAGGCTTAGGACTGACCCCCCTCTTTACTGGCGTTATTCTGTTGCCCCTAGTAGGTGGTGCCGCAGAATATGTGACTGCCGTTCGCGTCGCCATCAAAAACAACATGGACCTGTCCGTCTCCGTCGCCATGGGGTCCAGCCTGCTAGTCGCCCTGCTAGTCGCCCCCATCTTAGTCCTCGTCGGACAAATCATCGGCCAACCCATGGACCTCAGTTTCAACCCCTTTGAAATCGTCGCCGTCGCGATCGCTGTCGTCGTCGCCAACCTAATCAGCCTAGACGGACGCTCTAACTGGCTAGAAGGCGCACTCTTGCTCGCAACCTACACCGTGTTAGGCGCAGCTTTTTACTTCCATCCAGCGTAGGGAAGGGATGAAGGAGGAAGGATGAGGGATGAAAAGTGAAGACACAGAGAAAGGATAAGGAGCCAGAAGTTAGAAACTAAGAAGCAACAACCCCAAGTATCGAAGCACTCACACTTAGATTCGTTTGGAGGGGGTCTGGGGGACGCAACCGTCCCTCAGCGGGGGTTTGGGGGCGAGTGCCCCCAAGGCTCGGATTTAACTAAATTGATAAACTAGCGATCGCCCGCTCCACCGCCTGCAAAGCCAAATTCACCTCCGCCTCACTCACAATCAACGGTGGCACCCACCGCAGCACCTTCGGCCCCGCCGGAACCAACAACAACCCCTCCGCCATTGCCGCCTTCACAATATCGCCCGCTGTTAACGCCACCTCTGGCTGCAACACCAAGCCATTGATCAAGCCCCAACCGCGCACCTCAGCGAGCAAGGTGGGATAACGCTGAGCGATCGCCTCTAACCCAGCCCGCAATTGCTCTCCCCTAGCTTGAACATTCGCCAGCAAGTTTTCCTGCTCCAGCGTGTGGCAGACACTCAAAGACACCCCACAGACAAACGGATTGCCGCCAAAAGTGCTGGCATGATCGCCCGCTTCAAACACATCGCAGAAAGTTTTACACAGCAGCGCCCCAATCGGAATGCCACCCCCCAAACCTTTAGCAGAAGTAAAGACATCCGGTTCAATCCCCAGGTTCTCGTAGCCCCAGAGCTTGCCAGAGCGGCCCATACCGACTTGCACTTCATCCAGCATCAACAAAATACCTGTCTGGTCACAAATTTCGCGAATTCGCTGGAAGTAAGCGACATCGCCCGGATTTACGCCGCCTTCGCCTTGCAACGGCTCCAGCAGAATTGCTGCCACTCGCCGCTCTTGGCTGTCTAACTCCGCGATCGCTGCTTCTAGCGCTGCCAAATCGTTGTAAGGCACATAGTGGAACCCTGGCACCAGCGGATTAAAGTTCTTCTGGTACTTAGGCTGACCTGTAGCCGTAATCGCCGCTAAGGTGCGTCCGTGGAAACTGGCATGGGCGGTGATGATCACCGGATCGCTAATATTCAGAACCGTGTGAGCATACTTACGAGCTAGCTTGATCGCTCCTTCATTGGCTTCCGCGCCAGAGTTACAGAAAAAGGCGCGATCGGCGCAGGAATGCTCCACTAACCACTTGGCCAATTCACCTTGCTGCGGAATGTAGTAGAGATTGGAGACGTGATGGAGAGTTTGGATTTGCTGCGTTACAGCGGCCACCAAAGCGGGGTGAGCATGACCCAAGGTACAGGTGGCAATTCCAGCCACAAAGTCTAGATACTCTCGGCCTTCTG
This genomic interval carries:
- a CDS encoding acetylornithine/succinylornithine family transaminase: MSPETLVPHLPVEPAAAPFNAAEFDEYVMTTYGRFPLALERGLGCRVWDTEGREYLDFVAGIATCTLGHAHPALVAAVTQQIQTLHHVSNLYYIPQQGELAKWLVEHSCADRAFFCNSGAEANEGAIKLARKYAHTVLNISDPVIITAHASFHGRTLAAITATGQPKYQKNFNPLVPGFHYVPYNDLAALEAAIAELDSQERRVAAILLEPLQGEGGVNPGDVAYFQRIREICDQTGILLMLDEVQVGMGRSGKLWGYENLGIEPDVFTSAKGLGGGIPIGALLCKTFCDVFEAGDHASTFGGNPFVCGVSLSVCHTLEQENLLANVQARGEQLRAGLEAIAQRYPTLLAEVRGWGLINGLVLQPEVALTAGDIVKAAMAEGLLLVPAGPKVLRWVPPLIVSEAEVNLALQAVERAIASLSI